A region of Sulfurimonas sp. DNA encodes the following proteins:
- the mshL gene encoding pilus (MSHA type) biogenesis protein MshL → MRYLKKIVYGSLITLLLSSSSYADCSYELFTISSTKHTKIIDFVEQLSDECEFSVIVTDPHAEKFLETRLNKTHLKNLTIDEVLNIILKENNLYYTLENNLLKISYLKTKIFGIDYILSQRKGSGSTNVTLTSSGIGSATGGTTTGGTTAGGAGSSSAKSGIKIESTDEVKFWEDLDKELQSVINRPHDVYKADAPIINKNAGLITITATIRQMNRLEKYLRKLQEKVQLQVLIDVQLLSVTMEEGKTTGIDWKQLYALQNIQIKADYIAKHNVPTWSDDKITTAGSQAVNGASLVTVKAGGTLNEVIKFLQTQGDVVSISNPKVLTLNNQPALITAGTEYFYKIKSETNQQGTSGGVAATTQNDTIQSVFAGVLLDITPEISDDKTITLKINPSLSETRTDISLENSAERKMPPDLNRRQLSSVVTVKDGNRIILGGLINTKHVKKSSKVPLLGDIPGLSYFFKYEEMTKQIQELVIIIEPHIIDKDNNDLSLKDLGYEGITDQTVILNKSSISKQSNNLGEIADTEVTEKKEENER, encoded by the coding sequence ATGAGATATTTAAAAAAAATAGTTTACGGGTCACTAATAACGCTTCTTTTATCAAGCAGTAGTTATGCAGATTGTTCATATGAACTATTTACTATAAGTTCTACGAAACATACAAAAATTATAGATTTTGTAGAACAGCTAAGTGATGAATGTGAATTTAGTGTTATTGTAACTGATCCACATGCTGAAAAATTTTTAGAAACTAGACTAAATAAAACTCATTTAAAAAATCTTACAATAGATGAAGTTTTAAATATAATACTAAAAGAAAATAATCTTTACTACACTTTAGAAAATAATCTTTTAAAGATATCTTACTTAAAAACTAAAATATTTGGTATAGACTATATTTTATCTCAAAGAAAAGGCTCAGGTAGTACAAATGTTACCCTAACATCTTCTGGTATTGGTTCTGCTACTGGTGGAACAACAACTGGGGGAACAACAGCAGGAGGAGCAGGTTCTTCGAGTGCTAAGTCTGGTATTAAAATCGAATCTACTGATGAAGTAAAATTTTGGGAAGATTTAGACAAGGAACTTCAATCCGTCATCAATAGACCTCATGATGTATATAAGGCAGACGCTCCTATTATAAATAAAAATGCTGGTCTAATAACAATTACAGCTACTATAAGACAAATGAATAGACTGGAAAAATATCTAAGAAAACTTCAAGAAAAAGTGCAACTTCAAGTATTAATAGATGTGCAACTTCTTTCCGTTACAATGGAAGAAGGAAAGACTACTGGTATAGACTGGAAACAGCTTTATGCACTTCAAAATATTCAAATAAAAGCCGATTATATAGCCAAGCATAATGTACCCACATGGTCTGATGACAAAATCACAACAGCAGGTTCACAGGCTGTGAATGGCGCAAGTTTAGTAACAGTTAAAGCTGGTGGAACATTAAACGAAGTAATAAAATTTTTACAAACTCAAGGTGATGTTGTATCTATATCAAATCCAAAAGTTTTAACACTAAATAATCAACCAGCACTAATAACCGCAGGGACAGAATATTTTTATAAAATTAAGTCAGAAACAAATCAACAAGGAACAAGTGGTGGTGTGGCTGCGACTACACAAAATGATACTATTCAGTCAGTATTTGCTGGTGTGTTATTAGATATAACTCCAGAAATATCAGATGACAAAACAATAACTTTAAAAATAAATCCTTCTTTATCTGAAACAAGAACAGATATATCACTTGAAAATTCAGCTGAAAGAAAAATGCCACCAGACCTTAATCGTCGTCAACTCTCATCAGTTGTAACAGTAAAAGATGGCAATAGAATAATTTTAGGTGGTTTAATAAACACAAAACATGTGAAAAAATCCAGTAAAGTTCCCCTACTTGGAGATATACCAGGGTTGAGTTATTTTTTCAAATATGAAGAAATGACGAAGCAAATCCAAGAGTTAGTTATCATAATAGAACCACATATTATAGATAAGGATAATAATGACTTATCTTTGAAAGATTTAGGTTATGAGGGAATAACTGACCAAACAGTTATTTTAAATAAAAGTTCAATTTCTAAGCAATCAAACAATCTTGGAGAAATAGCAGACACTGAAGTTACTGAAAAGAAAGAGGAAAATGAAAGATAG
- a CDS encoding ATP-binding protein, producing the protein MKDSIFNNSKDVFLDSVNVQDYVQLDRVSTLYQSLKDSVKKPLKMILLYGKPGTGKSMFLTKLCHDLSSSQKIFLYDTPILDDGEFFKSLAHDLFDVKYNGELNFTQFMLIIKKNTLENGEVPLILLDEAQLYSITQMEKIRLLSDTRCVKFVITLHKTEKEDLIAKEHFQTRIWESIELENASNNELKIYIQKKLMKANCFDSANMFSQKPVNLIHKLTKGNYRDTNKLLYTFFDIYSWYFNNNPSAINTNIASLKIIEMSAIHTGLIDA; encoded by the coding sequence ATGAAAGATAGTATCTTTAATAACTCTAAGGATGTTTTTCTTGATAGTGTAAATGTTCAAGATTATGTCCAACTAGATAGAGTCTCAACTCTGTACCAATCGCTAAAGGACTCTGTTAAAAAACCATTGAAAATGATACTGCTTTACGGAAAACCAGGAACTGGTAAAAGTATGTTTTTAACAAAACTTTGTCATGACTTATCATCTTCACAAAAAATTTTCTTATATGATACTCCAATACTAGATGACGGTGAATTTTTCAAATCACTTGCACATGATTTATTTGATGTAAAATACAATGGAGAACTGAATTTCACTCAATTTATGCTTATCATAAAAAAAAATACCCTAGAAAATGGTGAAGTACCATTAATTCTTCTAGATGAAGCTCAACTTTATTCTATTACTCAAATGGAAAAAATAAGACTACTCTCGGATACAAGATGTGTTAAGTTTGTTATAACTCTACATAAAACTGAAAAAGAAGACTTAATAGCAAAAGAGCATTTTCAAACAAGAATTTGGGAAAGTATAGAACTTGAAAATGCATCAAATAATGAACTGAAAATTTATATACAAAAAAAACTAATGAAAGCAAATTGTTTCGATAGTGCAAATATGTTTTCTCAAAAACCTGTAAATCTTATACACAAGCTAACAAAAGGAAACTACAGGGATACCAATAAACTTTTATATACTTTTTTTGATATATATTCATGGTACTTCAATAATAATCCTTCTGCTATAAATACGAATATTGCTTCCTTGAAAATAATTGAAATGTCAGCAATACATACAGGTCTCATAGATGCTTAA
- a CDS encoding GspE/PulE family protein — protein sequence MDRITTDLLANGSIMKGQVDRLLTKGLNSNLILRDITLSGFMTMDRLIRFIVEQIRNGVYELSIIDNYDYIAEKEVLQKLSIELDLSFLDLDSIDMDYHLISKVPFTQLKKHTVIPISRDDMSVTVAFCDPLNIEAEEAIQRLFSRKILRIACATKKQIQSYLYKVELQDSVKDLIKKIRDELNSITSLEEQQESSSILLLIDVILKTCIRSRASDVHIEPTEKNCVVRARIDGKLTEVQIFDKDIYPPLASRLKLLANLDIAEKRKPQDGRFSTTVGDREFDFRISTLPILYGESIVMRVLDKEKALVRLEDAGMDSTSYNKLLKGLQEPFGLILVTGPTGSGKTTTLYGALNELRNVEDKVITVEDPVEYRMNLIQQVQVNPKVGLSFAAALRSILRQDPDKIMIGEIRDQETLEIAIKAALTGHMVISTLHTNDSISAIPRMVDMGIENYLISGALVAIQAQRLIRKICTKCKVIEKIPSSTLDDFEQYIPKKAIFYKGQGCKECNDTGYMGREMICEVLTITEAMSSLIAKSAPKDVMLTQAIEDGFIGIFENGIQKALDGVTSLEEVLRVAKV from the coding sequence ATGGATAGAATAACTACTGATTTGCTTGCAAATGGATCGATTATGAAAGGTCAAGTTGATAGACTTTTAACAAAAGGTTTGAATTCTAACCTGATTTTAAGAGATATAACACTATCTGGGTTTATGACTATGGATAGACTTATTCGTTTCATAGTAGAACAAATAAGAAATGGTGTTTATGAATTATCAATTATTGATAATTATGATTATATTGCTGAAAAAGAAGTATTACAAAAATTATCTATTGAATTAGACTTGTCTTTTTTAGATTTAGACTCTATAGATATGGACTATCATCTTATAAGTAAAGTCCCTTTTACTCAGCTAAAAAAGCATACTGTCATACCAATTTCCCGTGATGACATGAGTGTAACAGTCGCTTTTTGCGATCCTCTAAATATTGAAGCTGAAGAAGCTATACAAAGACTTTTTTCAAGAAAAATTTTAAGAATTGCATGTGCAACAAAGAAACAAATCCAATCTTACTTATATAAAGTTGAACTACAAGATAGCGTAAAAGATTTAATTAAAAAAATTCGTGATGAATTAAACTCTATTACCTCATTAGAAGAACAACAAGAATCATCATCAATACTCCTCCTAATTGATGTCATTTTAAAAACATGTATTCGTAGTAGAGCAAGTGATGTGCATATAGAACCAACAGAGAAAAACTGTGTTGTTCGCGCTCGTATAGATGGTAAACTTACAGAAGTACAAATCTTTGATAAAGATATATATCCACCTTTAGCATCTAGACTTAAGCTTTTAGCTAATCTTGATATTGCCGAAAAAAGAAAACCTCAAGATGGTCGTTTTTCTACTACTGTTGGAGATCGAGAGTTTGACTTTCGTATATCTACACTACCTATTCTGTATGGAGAATCTATAGTTATGCGTGTTCTAGATAAGGAGAAGGCTCTTGTAAGACTAGAAGATGCAGGAATGGACTCTACAAGCTATAACAAACTTCTAAAAGGACTACAAGAGCCATTTGGTCTAATCCTAGTAACAGGACCTACAGGTAGTGGTAAAACAACAACTCTATATGGTGCATTAAATGAACTTAGAAATGTAGAAGATAAAGTTATTACAGTTGAGGACCCGGTTGAGTATAGAATGAATCTTATTCAACAAGTTCAAGTAAATCCAAAAGTAGGATTATCTTTTGCGGCAGCTCTTCGCTCTATATTAAGACAAGATCCAGATAAAATTATGATTGGTGAAATTAGAGATCAAGAAACTTTAGAGATTGCAATAAAAGCAGCTTTAACAGGTCACATGGTTATATCTACTCTCCACACAAATGACTCAATCAGTGCAATTCCTCGAATGGTTGATATGGGAATTGAAAATTATCTTATAAGTGGAGCCTTAGTTGCCATTCAAGCACAAAGACTAATTAGAAAGATTTGTACTAAATGTAAAGTAATAGAAAAAATTCCATCATCAACACTAGATGATTTTGAGCAATATATTCCAAAAAAAGCAATATTTTACAAAGGTCAAGGATGCAAAGAATGTAACGATACTGGGTATATGGGTAGAGAAATGATATGTGAAGTATTAACTATAACAGAAGCTATGTCATCTCTGATTGCTAAAAGTGCTCCAAAAGATGTTATGCTTACGCAAGCAATAGAAGATGGTTTTATTGGAATATTTGAAAATGGTATTCAAAAAGCTCTGGACGGTGTGACTAGTTTAGAAGAAGTATTAAGGGTGGCAAAAGTATGA
- a CDS encoding type II secretion system F family protein, which produces MKYYIATILTKGKREKISLYAKDKKEANDYAKLKYSGIIIKVIEGKEPLEAQLKRFKANFLQNIKKRKIKPDGLIASIRQLAVMTNAGISIYDSLNEIAQSTDDQALEHVFGKLADDINSGHSLSVSMKNFRFELGNLTIAMVELGEKTGNLDESLYALADMLEEIRSNFIKFKKAMAYPRNVMIAMAIAFTILISFVVPKFKSIFDSLKVELPLPTQILLFLEHLFNNYGLYVIAILFLSVSLFKYLIRNYTHIRMGWHKFLLKTYLIKNIIKFSTLNRFTLVFSELIRAGIPIAEALDTAIGMIDNLPLKRKLLSVRRAVEKGGTLNNGLKETKLFENMVLQMVRAGEDSGTLDTMIQKVAEYYKMRFDAIIDGLSDAIEPIMLVIIAAMVILLALGIFLPIWGMGAAVGG; this is translated from the coding sequence ATGAAGTATTATATTGCAACGATTCTTACAAAAGGTAAAAGAGAAAAAATTTCTCTTTATGCAAAAGATAAAAAAGAAGCAAATGATTATGCGAAGTTAAAATACTCTGGAATAATTATCAAAGTTATCGAGGGTAAGGAACCTTTAGAAGCACAACTGAAAAGATTTAAAGCAAACTTTCTTCAGAATATTAAAAAAAGAAAAATTAAGCCAGATGGACTAATAGCTTCCATTCGTCAACTTGCAGTAATGACAAATGCTGGTATTTCAATATATGACTCTTTAAATGAAATTGCCCAGTCAACAGATGATCAGGCATTAGAACATGTTTTTGGTAAGCTTGCGGATGATATAAATTCCGGTCATTCATTATCAGTATCAATGAAAAATTTTCGTTTTGAGTTAGGAAATCTGACAATTGCCATGGTGGAACTTGGAGAAAAAACAGGTAATCTTGATGAGTCATTGTATGCTTTAGCTGATATGCTTGAAGAAATTCGATCTAATTTTATTAAATTTAAAAAAGCTATGGCATACCCAAGAAATGTAATGATTGCGATGGCTATAGCATTTACAATTTTAATATCTTTTGTTGTTCCAAAATTTAAATCAATTTTTGATTCATTAAAGGTTGAACTACCTCTGCCTACTCAAATATTACTTTTTCTCGAGCATCTATTTAATAACTACGGTCTTTATGTTATAGCTATATTATTTTTGTCTGTTTCACTTTTTAAATACCTTATAAGAAATTATACTCATATAAGAATGGGATGGCATAAGTTTTTATTAAAAACATATCTTATAAAAAATATTATTAAGTTTTCAACTCTAAATCGTTTTACATTAGTTTTTTCTGAACTAATCCGTGCTGGTATTCCCATAGCTGAAGCATTAGATACTGCGATAGGTATGATTGATAATTTACCACTAAAACGGAAATTACTTTCTGTGAGAAGAGCAGTTGAAAAAGGTGGCACATTAAATAATGGACTAAAAGAAACTAAACTTTTTGAAAATATGGTTTTACAGATGGTAAGAGCTGGTGAGGATAGCGGTACTCTTGACACTATGATTCAAAAAGTTGCAGAATACTATAAGATGCGTTTTGATGCAATAATAGATGGTCTTTCAGATGCAATAGAGCCTATTATGCTTGTTATAATTGCTGCAATGGTTATTCTTTTAGCATTAGGTATTTTCTTACCAATTTGGGGAATGGGCGCTGCTGTTGGAGGTTAG
- a CDS encoding YigZ family protein — protein sequence MKFIDKTYTKTYEIKQSKFIAYLTPYDDFLLTLNKLKQEHLKARHFVIAYRYLNEFNQITEYSTDDGEPKGTSGKPSLMVLQGSNLINSAVIIVRYFGGTKLGTGGLVRAYSEAVNMLINIANLSEYKKEIEVKLCFSYSNIRKLEYECEILNICIIKKIFESQAVYTIKADEVSIKNLLKKLDRIIDIIE from the coding sequence ATGAAATTTATTGATAAAACATATACAAAAACTTATGAGATAAAGCAATCTAAATTTATTGCTTATCTCACTCCATATGATGATTTCTTACTAACACTAAATAAACTAAAACAAGAACATCTAAAAGCTAGGCACTTTGTAATTGCGTACAGATATCTAAATGAATTTAATCAAATAACTGAATACTCAACTGATGATGGTGAGCCAAAAGGAACTTCAGGTAAGCCAAGTCTCATGGTGCTTCAAGGTTCAAATTTAATAAACTCGGCAGTGATAATAGTCAGATATTTTGGTGGTACTAAATTAGGTACTGGTGGGTTAGTGCGAGCTTATTCAGAAGCTGTAAATATGCTTATAAATATTGCGAATTTAAGTGAGTATAAGAAAGAGATAGAAGTAAAATTATGTTTTTCATACTCAAACATTAGAAAGCTTGAGTATGAATGTGAAATTCTAAATATTTGTATAATAAAAAAGATTTTTGAATCACAAGCAGTTTATACTATCAAAGCTGATGAAGTCAGTATTAAAAATTTATTAAAAAAACTAGATAGAATAATAGATATTATTGAATAA
- a CDS encoding YebC/PmpR family DNA-binding transcriptional regulator, which yields MGRAFEYRKASKLKRWGAMSKLFPKLGKIIMMAAKEGSSDPDMNSKLRTAILNAKSENMPKDNIEAAIKRASAKDTASMLEVNYECKAPHGVLIFVESMTDNNTRTVANIKNIITKRGGELLTNGSLEFMFDRKALIEFKLTDKMDIEELELELIDAGLEEIEEEDGICLLTADYTSFGTLNSALEDMNIEITKANLERMANSPICISSEQQKEIDKILEKLEDDEDVQKVFTNIQ from the coding sequence ATGGGTAGAGCCTTTGAATATAGAAAAGCGTCAAAATTAAAGAGATGGGGTGCAATGTCAAAGTTGTTTCCAAAGCTAGGTAAAATAATTATGATGGCAGCAAAAGAAGGGAGTAGTGATCCTGATATGAACTCAAAACTTCGTACTGCTATATTAAATGCCAAATCTGAAAATATGCCAAAAGACAATATAGAAGCTGCTATTAAAAGAGCATCTGCAAAAGATACAGCTTCTATGCTTGAAGTGAATTATGAATGTAAAGCTCCTCATGGTGTTTTAATTTTTGTAGAATCAATGACTGATAATAATACTAGAACAGTAGCGAATATTAAAAATATTATTACAAAAAGAGGTGGAGAACTTCTTACTAATGGTTCTTTAGAATTTATGTTTGATAGAAAAGCCCTAATAGAGTTTAAGCTAACTGACAAAATGGATATTGAAGAGTTAGAATTAGAACTTATAGATGCTGGATTAGAAGAGATTGAAGAAGAAGATGGAATTTGTTTACTTACAGCAGATTATACTAGTTTTGGAACTCTTAACTCAGCTTTAGAAGATATGAATATAGAGATTACAAAGGCAAATTTAGAGAGAATGGCAAATAGTCCTATTTGCATATCTTCAGAACAACAAAAAGAGATTGATAAAATTTTAGAAAAACTTGAAGATGATGAAGATGTTCAAAAGGTTTTTACAAATATACAATAG
- a CDS encoding tRNA 2-thiocytidine biosynthesis TtcA family protein: protein MSKLGKTNAEFELIEEGDKILVGLSGGKDSLTMIHAMREQQRRAPFKFDFIAVTISYGMGENYDDLKKHCKKHEIDHIVIDTKVYELAKEKIRKNSSFCSFFSRMRRGYLYTAAQDNGCNKVAIGHHLDDACESFFMNFIYNGQMRSLAPKYKAENGLIVIRPLIGMRERQLRAFVDDNNLNAIGDEACPAMRFDVKMPHARANMKKMLAKMEEEFPQLFTSLNSAFKNISIDSFFDKDKFSL from the coding sequence ATGTCTAAACTTGGTAAAACAAATGCTGAGTTTGAATTGATAGAAGAGGGCGATAAAATATTAGTCGGACTTAGTGGCGGCAAAGATTCCCTTACTATGATTCATGCTATGAGAGAACAACAACGCCGTGCCCCTTTTAAATTTGATTTTATTGCAGTTACTATTAGCTATGGAATGGGTGAAAATTATGATGACCTTAAAAAACATTGTAAAAAACATGAGATTGATCATATTGTAATAGATACAAAAGTTTATGAATTAGCAAAAGAAAAAATAAGAAAAAACTCTTCATTTTGTAGCTTCTTTTCTAGAATGCGTAGAGGTTATCTTTATACAGCAGCGCAAGATAATGGCTGTAATAAAGTAGCGATAGGTCATCACTTGGATGATGCTTGTGAGAGTTTTTTTATGAATTTTATTTATAATGGGCAGATGCGAAGTTTAGCACCAAAATATAAAGCTGAAAATGGTTTGATAGTTATTCGTCCACTTATCGGGATGCGTGAGCGCCAACTTAGAGCTTTTGTAGATGATAATAATTTAAATGCTATTGGTGATGAAGCTTGTCCTGCTATGCGTTTTGATGTAAAGATGCCACATGCTCGTGCTAATATGAAAAAAATGTTAGCTAAAATGGAAGAAGAGTTCCCTCAACTATTTACTAGCTTGAATTCAGCATTTAAAAATATATCAATTGATAGTTTTTTTGATAAAGATAAGTTTTCTCTTTAG
- a CDS encoding 5'-methylthioadenosine/adenosylhomocysteine nucleosidase has product MKIAIMGAMPEEIAPILEKLGSYKTTKYADNEYYETTYKGVEIVVAYSKIGKVFSTLTASTMIQYFNCDKLLFSGVAGAINPSLKIGDLIVASKLSQHDLDITAFGHPMGFVPGGSVFVEADKSLIELSNKVALELGKTVQEGIIATGDQFVHDTVVKDNIVKHFKADALEMEGASVAVVCNALNIPFFILRAISDTADTDASFSFDEFMESSAIISAEFIMRMVDKIVD; this is encoded by the coding sequence ATGAAAATAGCAATTATGGGTGCAATGCCCGAAGAAATAGCACCAATACTTGAAAAACTTGGCTCATATAAAACTACAAAATATGCAGACAACGAATACTACGAAACGACTTATAAAGGGGTAGAAATTGTTGTAGCTTATTCAAAAATTGGTAAAGTTTTTTCAACTTTAACAGCATCTACCATGATACAATATTTTAATTGTGACAAGTTACTTTTTTCTGGAGTAGCTGGTGCAATCAACCCATCCCTTAAAATTGGTGACTTGATAGTAGCATCTAAGCTTTCTCAACATGATTTAGATATTACAGCTTTTGGACATCCCATGGGATTTGTACCTGGCGGTTCTGTATTTGTTGAAGCTGATAAATCTTTAATAGAGTTATCAAATAAAGTGGCTTTAGAGCTTGGTAAAACAGTTCAAGAAGGAATTATAGCTACTGGTGATCAGTTTGTACATGATACCGTAGTAAAAGACAACATAGTAAAGCACTTTAAAGCAGATGCCTTGGAAATGGAAGGAGCTAGTGTTGCTGTTGTTTGTAATGCTTTAAATATTCCATTTTTTATCTTGCGCGCAATAAGTGATACTGCAGACACAGATGCAAGTTTTTCTTTTGATGAGTTTATGGAATCAAGTGCGATTATATCAGCAGAGTTTATTATGAGAATGGTTGATAAGATTGTCGATTAA
- a CDS encoding nitrilase-related carbon-nitrogen hydrolase, with product MKVTLAQISPKLNRSNIIEIISIINEYKKESDLIIFPELALNGYLLQDKLFEDAYEINELDSLKRLSVQVDIIVGGAIRDNKVFRNAALYFSNGKLISQHNKVHLPNYGMFEEARYFSSGSVFEGFDSSHGKISMLVCEDLWHAGVHQQLFNENPDYIIAIVASPARGFDEDGLNIEDQWLALLKSASLHCNAKVIFVNRVGFEDGLGFWGGSCIVDSNAKIIHKLPHYEKIIKTFEI from the coding sequence ATGAAAGTTACTTTAGCTCAAATTTCTCCAAAGCTTAATCGTTCAAATATTATTGAAATAATTTCAATAATAAATGAGTATAAGAAAGAGAGTGATTTAATTATATTTCCAGAATTAGCACTAAATGGTTATTTATTGCAAGATAAACTTTTTGAAGATGCTTATGAAATAAATGAATTAGATTCTTTAAAGAGGTTAAGTGTACAAGTTGATATTATTGTTGGTGGAGCAATTAGAGATAATAAAGTATTTAGGAATGCTGCGTTATATTTTTCAAACGGAAAATTAATTTCTCAGCACAATAAAGTACATTTGCCAAATTATGGAATGTTTGAAGAAGCTCGATATTTTAGTTCAGGAAGTGTATTTGAAGGGTTTGATAGTTCACACGGTAAAATTTCTATGCTTGTATGTGAAGATTTATGGCATGCAGGAGTGCATCAACAACTTTTTAATGAAAATCCTGATTATATAATTGCTATTGTAGCCTCTCCTGCTCGTGGATTTGATGAAGATGGTTTAAATATAGAAGACCAATGGCTAGCCTTATTAAAATCTGCTTCCTTGCATTGTAACGCTAAAGTTATTTTTGTTAATCGTGTAGGTTTTGAAGATGGACTAGGCTTTTGGGGTGGTAGTTGTATTGTAGATTCCAATGCAAAAATAATACATAAACTACCTCATTATGAAAAAATAATTAAAACATTTGAAATATAA
- the fabD gene encoding ACP S-malonyltransferase: MSKIVMIFAGQGSQAVGMGKDFYENSKTAREMFTKAGERIGVDFKELIFEENEKLGQTAYTQPAILLVQMIAYKLFKEACPNINAELFLGHSLGEFSALCASGAIDYVDAIELVHNRGKFMQSACEKIEAGMMVLVGLNDESVEKVCSDARANGKKVWPANYNQDGQLVVAGMKSDLVSLEKIFKDAGAKRAILLDMSVASHCELLEPAQEPLAQLLLSMVSDSFEAPIVSNVTTKRYNTKEEAVSLLKDQLVKPVKYKQSILAISDDVDMAIEFGNGITLKGLNRRIAKNLKTLNISDMASLAKVTEEICS, translated from the coding sequence ATGTCAAAAATAGTAATGATATTCGCAGGGCAAGGCTCTCAAGCAGTAGGTATGGGTAAAGATTTTTATGAAAATTCTAAAACTGCTAGAGAAATGTTTACAAAAGCAGGGGAGAGAATAGGAGTTGATTTTAAAGAATTAATATTTGAAGAGAATGAAAAACTAGGTCAAACTGCATATACTCAACCTGCGATTTTACTTGTTCAAATGATTGCTTATAAACTTTTTAAAGAAGCATGTCCAAATATAAACGCAGAATTATTTTTAGGTCATTCGCTTGGAGAGTTTTCTGCTTTATGTGCATCTGGAGCGATTGATTATGTAGATGCTATTGAATTAGTACATAATCGTGGAAAATTTATGCAATCAGCATGTGAGAAAATAGAAGCTGGTATGATGGTCTTAGTGGGTCTTAATGATGAGTCTGTTGAAAAAGTTTGCTCAGATGCTCGAGCAAATGGGAAAAAAGTTTGGCCTGCAAATTATAATCAAGATGGGCAATTAGTTGTAGCTGGAATGAAATCTGATTTAGTGTCATTAGAGAAAATATTTAAAGATGCTGGTGCAAAAAGAGCTATACTATTAGACATGTCAGTAGCTTCTCATTGTGAGTTGTTAGAACCTGCCCAAGAGCCATTAGCTCAATTATTATTAAGTATGGTTAGTGATAGTTTCGAGGCTCCTATTGTGTCTAATGTAACAACTAAGAGATACAATACTAAAGAAGAGGCAGTATCATTATTAAAAGATCAATTAGTTAAACCTGTTAAGTATAAACAATCTATTTTGGCAATTTCAGATGATGTTGATATGGCAATTGAATTTGGAAATGGAATAACATTAAAAGGTTTAAATCGTAGAATTGCAAAAAATCTTAAAACTTTAAATATTTCAGATATGGCATCTTTAGCAAAAGTTACAGAGGAAATTTGTAGTTAA
- a CDS encoding Fis family transcriptional regulator: MMIVVEQVVALVVDATNFVTACASSAQAFKTATLLKTLSVNALILGEIGVGKKSLAQYILPDAPIIEASEYNEILTALQNVNEIIILNLENSPNIKKIVNVINSNSVRIIATAKNYFVSEYIDDIFSVKFDIPPLSQRNEDVNELVKIFVKEASTLFSSSTKFNSKNFIPDLSKNSVSLKRQVMIHSLIGDIKDKELMQIIESFLVDKLGSHSDYRNFLYIYEAPLIKAGLTRFKSQLQLSDRLGLNRNTLRKKIADNKDYL, encoded by the coding sequence ATGATGATTGTTGTGGAACAGGTGGTGGCACTGGTTGTGGATGCAACTAATTTTGTAACTGCTTGTGCTTCTTCTGCACAAGCATTTAAAACAGCTACTCTTTTAAAAACACTTAGTGTTAATGCACTTATATTAGGTGAGATAGGTGTTGGTAAAAAGAGTCTTGCTCAGTACATTCTTCCAGATGCTCCGATTATAGAGGCATCTGAATATAATGAAATACTTACAGCCTTGCAAAACGTTAATGAAATAATAATTCTTAATCTAGAAAATTCACCAAATATTAAAAAAATTGTAAATGTGATAAATTCTAATTCTGTAAGAATTATAGCGACTGCTAAAAATTATTTTGTTAGTGAATATATAGATGATATTTTTAGTGTTAAGTTTGATATTCCCCCTCTTAGTCAAAGAAATGAAGATGTAAATGAATTAGTAAAAATATTTGTAAAAGAAGCATCTACATTATTCTCAAGTAGCACAAAATTTAATAGTAAAAATTTTATCCCAGACTTATCCAAAAATTCTGTGTCATTAAAAAGACAAGTAATGATTCACTCTCTGATAGGAGATATTAAAGATAAAGAACTCATGCAAATTATAGAAAGTTTTTTAGTAGATAAGTTAGGTTCACATAGTGATTATAGAAACTTTTTATATATCTATGAAGCACCATTAATAAAAGCTGGTTTGACTAGGTTTAAATCACAGCTTCAACTATCAGATAGACTAGGGTTAAATAGAAATACATTAAGAAAAAAGATAGCAGATAATAAAGACTATTTGTAG